The Triticum aestivum cultivar Chinese Spring chromosome 6D, IWGSC CS RefSeq v2.1, whole genome shotgun sequence genomic sequence ATGGTTTGCTGCAATGGCCTAGTCCTTTGCATGCGTAGGAGCATGGATTGGAGCAATCGTACAATTATCTACCGCTTCATTGTGTGCAACCCCGCAACACGAGAGTGGACAAAGCTGCCTGATAGCCGTCCTTACCAAGAACATGGTATTTGTGATGCTATGTTGGTTTTCAACCCGTCATGTTCCCCACAGTTCTATGTCCTCAACTTTAAACGGGATCCTTTAACTTCATTCTTGAGCGGGCTCGAGGTGTTTTCATCCAACCTTTCCACATGGCTTGGGTATGATGCATGGTGGAATTCTGGGAAGCCCACTGTTATTGGATACCGACACTTGTTCATAGATGGTTCACTTTATCTGTTTAGTCTGCGGAGGAATTCAAGGAGGATCTTGGTGCTGAATGGCTTTGAGGCAATGAGTTCCCGCATACCGCCTAGTCGTCGGACTATCAAGTTGCCAAACGACCCTTCTGTTGAGTCTCCGAATGGCCTTTCCTTTGGTATGTACACTCGAGGTTTCTTTGGACACTCTCTAGGGGCCTTGCACTTTGCATTGCCAGAGGTGGATGGGAGTGCGATCCGGATCTGGAGTATCGATGTTTCCGGGCCTTACAAGTGGAGTATGAAGCATCGTCTTAGTATGAGAGATGCGTTTGGAAGAGATGACCTTGCTCACTATGACTTCACACAACAGTGTCGGAATTGTGCTTACAAGATTGTCGCTCTCGACTTGGAGAGTGACGTCATATTCCTCCTTGACCAGGAAAACCAGGTTCGTTCGTACGCCATCAGCACTGGGAAACTTCATGAGCTAAATGACATTGAACAAGATCATGAGCATAGCTATAACAAGTTCTTTTATTATATTGCATGCTACTTGAAGCTTCCAGCATCCGTGCCTTTTCCTTAGCTATTTTTGTCGAAAACGAAGAGACTTGGTCGGAAACATAGCAGTTGAAGCTGCTAGCAATTGTTGGCAAACCATGCTGGAGATGATTTGTGTGTCTTCACTTCGGCAATTAATACTATTTCTGTAGGCAAGGAAGGAAGCCGGCCTAGTCTAGTGGATGATGTTAAGAAGACCTTTTTGTATCTTCATTTTATTTCCGTTCGGTTAATTTGTAAGGGTCTAATCAAACACTCTGAGTTTTGAAATATCTCCAGCAagattagattttttttttgcCGTACCAAGTTATTGGTGTCTGTGCTTGCTTGCAAATAAAGAAGCGACTAAGGGTTTCTTCACTTACAGGGAGACTAGCTTCTGTCTCGCCTGAAGGTCGGCCCATTTCTTAGCGCCCGCTGGCTCGCTCTATCTCagtgtttgctgcgatttgctcgtgattttttaattttttttcttcatgggCTTCTTCGGTTTTTCTGTTTTTCCATTGTTTTTTCATCGTTTTCTTTGTTTTATTCTGGTTTTattgttcttttcttttctttcttttctttttggtttttctttgatACCTTTCTCCGTTTTTATTGGGTTTTTTCTATTATATTCtactttctttatttattttctttggttTCTTTTCTAGGTTTTTTTGTTCTTCTTCggttttgttttgctttttttgatttttctttattttcccatgggttttcatggttttcttcaggttttttattttttgtcttttCTGAGGTTTTTATTTCCTCCGTTTCTTTGGTTGTCACcgcttttttcttttttcatcaaCACATGTCTAAATTTTTCATACACAATTGTACATTTTACATATATATTAGGAATACTTtttatacaagtttaacatttttcaaatacatgattttcCCTAATTGACAAGAGCAGCACCTACCACACCTCCAAGACAAAAAGGGAAACACAAGTGTGACTTCTCCATTGTTTTGCCGAAGTTCTATGTCTTAAAGCAAAGTTGTCTTCTGGCTGGTAGTTGATAGCATCATATGTCCATTGGTGATAGTCGATGTTGATAGGTATTTACACTTGCATCATTTAAGAAGCATGTCAATTCTTTGTCCTTATAGGTAGAGTATGTCATAATGCAAGTATACAACGATATCTGGATTAGAATTTTTCTCCTATCCATTTAGGACATATGATCTGTACTAGACTTTGAGAAAAGTAAACCGCTAATTTAATAAGCATGACATTTCACATGATGTGCTACCGGAAAACTAAAGAGTTTATTCTTACTTTTCATATTTCTCTGTCATAGACTTGCTCCTGAACTTTTAGTAGTATATCCAATACCTTCCCACGTAAAGCTGTTCATGAAGGACGAGGAGATCAAGGGCTCCAGCAATGATCCAAATGAGAGGCAAGAAGCCTGCAGTGAACACCGGCCCTCTCTATGCTCAGTGCACCGGGTCATTAGTACATGTCCTATCCCCGATATTCCCACTCCCTGTACAGCAATAGTGCAAAGTTTCAGTGTACATTAAGCTGAACCTGAACCGGTGTTAAATAATTCTAGTTTATGTCCAGACAAGTAGGGTCAAATAGCTGTAATCAAGAAACGAAAAGATTGGTTGATAGTCTTTTTATAGCTAACGGACGTTTTTACTGATTCTTTATCGGTTGGTGGTTATCTGAGCAATCTTACGTATCGCGAAAAGAATAGTTGCAATCTGTATACTTCCTCGGAGCAGCCAAAATGAGAGGTGGCGAGTACCAGTGCCCTGCCTGCAGTGAGCTGAACACGACCATGAATGCAGCAGGGTACTTCTTGGTGAGCTTCCCTTGCAACAGCATCCAGAATGAGACAATTGGTCCTTCGATTCGAAGCCCGCTAGCTAAGGGAGGACAAATTTCGGGAGGTTGTCAAGCAAGCTTGGTAGTGCTCTGTAGCAGCTAAAGGTAAATCTTGCAGAATGACTCGCTGTTGTGCACAAGCAGTTGTATAAACGGGACAGAACAATTCTGAAGAAACCTTCGAAGAAAATTAAATTGGCTTAGAGAGAACTAGAGAGTGTTGCGAGGGATACATTATCCTTGCAGTAGAAAGTTCAGAGGCAGAAGGGTTAGATGTAGAGCTTGAGCGCTTGTTGGACATGGAAGAATTATAGTGGGCcgaacgtttgctttacctagaaacaAGATATAAATCTACTCTAGGGAAAAAAATAGATAGCTTTGCAATATAATAAACAACGCAAAAATAAAAGTTAGTTGCTGATTTGCAAAAGAACAATAAAGTAAAggattttaaaaaaaaataaagaaaaggatTGTCCCTAGGCAATTCGTTACGAAACGATAGTGATAATCATCTATCCAAAAAAATTATGTGGGAGTGGCCGACGCTAACAAATAGCAAAATCCATTGACTACAAGTACTTATGATTGAATTGACCAACGCTAACAAGTAGCAAAAACTTGTCGAAAACTTCAAAAAGTATCACAAAACTAGTTGGAGCCTCTGTGTGATCAGACGGATGGGCCGCCTATTAGCAACAAAGGATTTACTAAGAACAGATGGCGCACGAAACGTAAGTAGGTCTCGTCTCTGGCACGAAGTTACTAGGCTAGCCCAATACTAGGCTATCGCATGAGTTTTATCCTGTTGTTTTTCTTTATCATGGATCCCATTGTTTTGTATTGGATTTCTTTATGTTTCcttggttttatttttttcttcttttatcCGGTTTTCTTTTCTCAATTTTAGGGGTTTTCTTTGTTTCCTTCTTTCTCTCAACACATGTCTAACTTTTCCATACACATTACACATATTTGGTATATacaaggaacattttttatacacgtttaacattttccaaatacatgattaacatttttacaaATACATGTTTTTAACTTTTTTAATACGTgttcatttttcaaatacttgatgaactctttttCTTTCGAATACATGTTTTTAACATATTTTTGAATTTGTGTTAAATATTTTCCATACACAATAAGATGAAATTTTGCCAAGACAAGAGATAATAGCTTCTAAGTAATGCCATTGTACCCGGATTTGTTTTTCTTTCAAACGAATGATTGAACGAAAATGGGACTTGTTAAAGTttgaaacatttttttgaattacatGCATTTCTTTACATCATAAATTAAATTTTAACAATGTAATATTCACTTTTTTTAAATGAGTAAACATTTTTAAATGTTACATACATATTTAAATGGTATAAATATTTTCTAAAAATTGGACGATCATATTTTCACATTGCTTGAACATTTCTAAATGTGTGATGAACACATAAAATACTTTATTATTAAAATACTTTTATttctaaaaaatataaaaatatgacACCTGCATAACATCCATGTGAAGAACCCACGTTGGTACTGAGCTGGCCAACTAATGGCTCCCTGTAAGCGTGAGCCAATGTCTCCCATAAAGCCAAATGTAGCCATGCCTATTGAATGGTGTCGTGAGAAACCTGCTAGGCAGAAGAATCATATTTGTCGCGTTGGTTGACAAATAGCTCATAAACACGTACCCCTCAAGCGCGGTACTGGCCGGCCCAGTCCACTCTTTCTATAAGTACCCCTCAAATGGCGACAAATTGTTTTGGAATGTTTCTGAAACAACACCAAAACCGGTTTACTTTTATGCTACTTTGTTTTGTTTCAAAACTTTTTTTGTCAGTTTTCTCTGATTTTTGTTTTCATtaattattttttttcctttttaattgCACTCCATATTATCCAATTTCATGAAGACATTTTTTTCAATTCTTGAGCATTTTTTAAATGGAAAATGTTTTCGAATTCATGAAGATATTTTGCATTTGCAACCCATTTTTTAGGTCGACATTTTATTTAATTCATGATTTCTATTTGAATTTGCAAACATACTTTGAATTGTTTACCATTTTTTAATTTAAAATTAAATATTAATAGAAGTTCTTTTTCCGTATTCATTagcatttttcaaatttgttaacATCTTTCGAAATAAAAAAATCAATTCTCCAACATATTTTGAATTTATGAACTTTTCATGAATTTGCAACGTTTTATGGAATTTGCGAACAACCtattgaattcatgaatattttttaaaatcacaaaaatatttttaatacatgaactttgtttcaatttttgaacattttcaaaatatcAATTGTTTTTCAATTCGCCGTCAATTTTTTTAGTGCGCCAAACGTTTCTAAATGCGCGATTTTTTTTAGTTCATGAACAACCTTTTGAATTCATGAAATTCCAAAATTATGACCATTTTTTTAATGTGTGTACGTTTTTTCAAGTtcgtgaacattttatgaaattgtGACCTTTTTTTAATTCGTGAACATTCTTCGAATTCGCGTACAACTTTCTGAATTCATGAACGAAAGATCCCGGCTTTTCATTGCTCTGTCGTGCCACCTCTCCTCCCAGAGCCGGTTCTTATCCATAAATTTTTCACTTTTAAATTTCAGGAACAACTTTTAgatgtcacaaacatttttcaaTATCATGAAGATTTTCTCAAAATCAGGTACATTTTTTCAGTTCATGATTTGTTTTTAAATCATAAACATAATTTATAGTTCATCAGCATTTTTTTTAATCacgaagttttttttttgaaataaggaATATTTTTCTCATTTGCTAACATTTCAAAATTCCAAGGAATATTTTTAAATCCGCAATCATTTTCTAAAATTCGTGTACGACCTTCTTTATTATCTCCTTGAGAGAGGCCGATcctgggtaaaatcctgtgtccatgttaccgtcgctccaagacgcctaggttagaacccctactacgagatatgctggATTTAGAACCGAAAACATGGATCTGCAAAGCAGCATGATGGATTCTCTAGTTTACATTTAACAATAAGAATATAATTCAACATGACAATTGTTCGACGACAAGCTCTTTGTAAACACCTTAGATAATCTGGAGCTATCTATTTGTGTATACCTAACCATAAACTAGAAACCACTAGAAAGATATTTTTATACCAATATATACGTCTAGTCACCTGTACCAAGATATTTAATGATATATGCACATACATATATACTAtatgaatgcaagagtaacaaatTAATCCAAcaatgtatgctattttccatCTTATTTTATAACATTTAAGGGATCTTGTAAAAAATATGATGCAATGAATTGAAAAAAGAACAGAACTGGTACAACTGAAGTATAAATTAGTAAAATAGTTTAGTATGAATGTGATAATGGGTTgttgaatctgaagaaaatggttTCATTGACATGTGTTTGGCCACCGTCAACGAAGACTGTACAATGACCAACATAGAATATTGCAAATTTGTCATGTCGAATGATgataatttgccatggcaaatgaTCTGTAATTCATAGTAATTTGCCATGGTATATGAAATTAAATGGTATCTATCTGATTAATGAGAAATGTAAAACAATGGTATGAATTATAGATGTTTGTCATGTTAAATTTAAAGAAGTCTAACTAGAGATCTATAATATGGCAAATTTAGATAACATAGTGCGTTGCATGTTAAAACAATCTACACAAAATGAATAGTAATTTGCCATGGTAAATGACAATTCAAAACAATTTTGTCATGACAGGTATTTACTAAACAAAAAATGGAG encodes the following:
- the LOC123141071 gene encoding uncharacterized protein, with translation MIWWWKSSPGCRSSLFAASNVSTSPGVAFSSNPNYHENLPKIPTSLFCQYQDQDKKATKLIGQPRNVEQIDGALSFLPQYPQLELMVCCNGLVLCMRRSMDWSNRTIIYRFIVCNPATREWTKLPDSRPYQEHGICDAMLVFNPSCSPQFYVLNFKRDPLTSFLSGLEVFSSNLSTWLGYDAWWNSGKPTVIGYRHLFIDGSLYLFSLRRNSRRILVLNGFEAMSSRIPPSRRTIKLPNDPSVESPNGLSFGMYTRGFFGHSLGALHFALPEVDGSAIRIWSIDVSGPYKWSMKHRLSMRDAFGRDDLAHYDFTQQCRNCAYKIVALDLESDVIFLLDQENQVRSYAISTGKLHELNDIEQDHEHSYNKFFYYIACYLKLPASVPFP